One Labeo rohita strain BAU-BD-2019 chromosome 12, IGBB_LRoh.1.0, whole genome shotgun sequence genomic region harbors:
- the LOC127173897 gene encoding bone morphogenetic protein 2-B, which yields MRNWNEIFQMKDLSRNVQTHRKAPRFMMELYDAVTDSNGTLKNTEVLEGNIVRSFEGAVLFSDAGQSSGSYHFFNLTSFRQNERVIKAEFRWFRHKQPFIGRHHFYKVDLYEVLDSRPKPWRGNLISSRLLPVYTKGWEVFNITQMVTKWILNSGTNNGILVVTALPSGNWFESSIRMERQSDETNAYLVIYSDDGRKHYQHPPFYTGQDITTSPILLEPIASLATSTTRNRRSVRTLTSTCQRTNLYVDFTKIGWSGWIISPRGYNAYSCMGSCPFPLGESLRATNHATVRSIMNALKLSQEAGKPCCVPDVLHPISLLYFDDEENVVLKQYDDMVAGSCGCH from the exons ATGCGCAACTGGAATGAAATATTCCAGATGAAAGATCTATCACGCAATGTTCAGACGCACAGGAAGGCGCCTCGGTTCATGATGGAGTTGTACGATGCTGTTACGGACTCGAACGGAACGCTGAAAAACACGGAGGTGCTGGAAGGAAATATTGTCAGAAGTTTCGAAGGTGC GGTTTTGTTTTCTGATGCAGGACAGTCCAGCGGCTCATATCACTTCTTCAATCTGACATCATTCAGACAGAACGAGCGCGTGATCAAAGCAGAATTCCGATGGTTTCGTCATAAACAGCCTTTCATTGGACGTCATCATTTTTACAAG gTTGACCTGTATGAAGTGCTGGACAGCAGACCTAAGCCTTGGCGAGGAAATTTGATAAGCTCAAGATTATTACCCGTCTACACCAAAGGATGGGAGGTTTTTAACATCACACAAATG GTGACTAAATGGATTCTTAACAGCGGTACAAATAATGGTATCCTGGTCGTGACTGCTTTACCTTCAGGTAACTGGTTTGAGTCCAGCATTCGGATGGAGAGGCAGTCAGACGAAACAAATGCATATTTGGTTATATATTCAGATGACGGACGAAAGCACTACCAGCACCCGCCTTTCTACACAG GACAAGATATCACCACATCACCTATACTCCTCGAGCCTATAGCAAGTTTAGCGACGTCAACAACGCGTAACCGCAGGAGCGTGCGCACCTTAACTTCTACATGCCAGAGAACAAACCTCTACGTAGACTTCACTAAAATTGGCTGGTCAGGGTGGATAATATCTCCCAGAGGTTATAACGCATATAGCTGCATGGGCTCCTGTCCATTTCCGCTGGGTGAAAGTCTACGGGCTACGAATCACGCTACCGTGAGATCTATCATGAACGCGCTGAAACTATCGCAGGAGGCGGGGAAACCCTGCTGCGTACCTGATGTGCTTCACCCAATCAGTCTCCTGTACTTCGACGACGaggaaaatgttgttttgaaacAATATGACGACATGGTGGCCGGCAGTTGTGGCtgccattaa